From the genome of Flavobacteriales bacterium:
ACCAATGTAAGCGTATCAGGTGGTCTTCCATCAATCTACTTCAAGGTCAACAGCGCAAGAATCGATTACTGGTCAAGTTATGATCGATTGGCAGAAGTTGCTCAGTTAATGAAGGCTGACAAGTCAATCAAAATCAAAGTTGTTGGTAGCTGCGATAAGACAGGCACAGAAGATTACAACCAATCTCTTGGCGAAAAACGAGCTCAAGCAGCCGTTGACCACTTGGTGAAGATCTACGGAATTGATGCAGGTCGCTTCTCAATAGCAAGTGATGGCGAAGACAATCCGCTTTCAGTTAGCGATGAGGCGCTGAATGTGAACAGACGAGTTGATTTCATCATTCAGTAAGAAGAAAGTCTGAATGAGACAAGAAGCCCCGCTCAAATTGAGCGGGGCTTTTTTTTTCAGCTGTCTCGTCCTGAAAAAAGCTGACTAAAAAATGTCAGCTTAAGATGAAAGAAGAAGGGAAAAAGCGGAAGTACATCCCCCGAAGGACGTACAGCGACACGTTCAAACGGATGGTTGTTGCCGAATTTGAGAAGGGGATATTGAACAAGGACCGGATACAGCAGAAGTATGGGATAGGAGGCAACTCGCGTGTGCTGACCTGGTGCAGAAAATTCGGTAAGTTGCACTATCCTGAGAAAGGACAGTTGGGACGTCCGATGAAAGATCCACAGAAACAGCGCATCAAGGAACTGGAGAAGCAGTTGGCCGATGAGAAGCTCAGGTGCTTGCCTATGAGAAGTTGATCGCCATCACCGAGAAGGAGGAGAACATCGTCATCTTAAAAAAAGCGCAGCCGGACAATAAGTGAGCTTGTACAGCAACATCCACGCAAGGTGAGCATGTTCTGTGAGTTGTTCGGCCATAGCAAACAGGCCTATTATAAAACACGCCAGAGCGTGAAAGACCGCTGTGATGAGAACAGACGTCTGACGGTCGGTGCTGGAGATACGCGCACAGATGTCGCGGTTGGGCACGAGGAAGTTGAAATTCATGATGGAACAGAACGGGACGATGGTGGGAAGGGACCGACTGTTCGACCTGCTCCGCCAAGAAGGCCTGTTGGTAGGCAAGCGCAGGAAATACACCGTTACCACCAACTCCAAACACTGGATGTTCAAATATCCCGACCTGAGAAAGGAACTCAGGGTACACCGCCCCGAGCAGCTCTGGGTGGCCGACATCACCTATCTGGATACATTGGGGACCAACAGCTATCTGCATCTGATAACCGATGCCTACTCCAAGAAAGTGATGGGATATGAACTGAGTGACAATATGGAGGCGGCCTCCACCCTCAAGGCCCTGAAGATGGCCATCGCTGCAAGACAATACCCCGAGGCCCAGCTGATGCACCATTCAGACAGGGGACTGCAATACTGCAGTCGGCTCTACACTGACCATCTCAAAGACAACAATATCACAATAAGCATGACCGAAAATGGAGACCCCTATGAGAATGCCGTTGCAGAGCGCATCAATGGCATACTGAAAGATGAGTTCGGGCTTGGCGGACAGATGGAGGACATGAAACAGACGGGCAGACAGACCCGTCAGAGTATTGCAGCATATAATTCTTTGAGACCACACCTGAGTAACCATATGCTCACACCTGAACAGATGCACCGACAACAGAAGATGAAAATGAGAACATGGGGAAGAAGATCTCCAAAGCCCGATCGGGCTTTGGAGATCTCTTAGTTAATTGCAACCACAATAAACAGTCAACCTATATTAGGACGACTCAGTGATGCCGATCTTCAGGTTGAATCGGTGGAACTCTTCGATCATGGCACCGAAAAGCATCCAAAGTGGCAGGTAATCAAAGCGGATATAGCCACCAAAATGCCAGCCGCTCTGGTACTCCCACGGACAACGCCCCGTGAACTGCTCCAGCATGAAACCCGTGATCAGTTCCACCAGAAGAATAACTGCGCCATAAATGAAATAGCGCACCAATCGATTCAGATTCTTCAGTAGGTTGTAGCCGATCGGAAACAGGATGGAAGTGATGCCGTAAATGGGAAACATCCAAATGTAGCTCTGGCCTTTCAGCGAAAGATCATCCAAGTTTCCCGCATTGATGCGGTCCACAATGGCGGTGAAGAACACCTCGGTGGTCACACCCAATCCGCCATACAGCACAAACGAGAAGACCCGCTCCTTAATTCCTATCTTCTTTTCCTTCATGCTTCTTGTAAATGTACTTTATGCTGATGGGCATTTCCGAAGTCTCTCTGGCTTTCTGCTCTTTCTCCAACTGCTTTTCAGCCTGTTCCCTTCTTATTCGTTCTGGGTCTGGAAACCACTCTGGAACTTCTTCCTCATCCACCAACTCCCACGAGTATTTGGGACGCTGCGGTCCCTGCCTGCGGTAAACAAACGCCACCATCACGCCTGCCAAAAGCCCGAAAAGATGCCCTTCGTAAGAAATTTCATGATCGATGGGGAAAATGCCCCAGACCAGACTTCCGTACATGAAAACCACCAACATGGAAAGTGCCATCAGCTTCAGATGCTTGCGCAACAATCCGCTCATAAATAGGAAGCCGAAAAGGGCATATACGATTCCGCTTGCCCCGATATGGAAATTGGCCCTTCCTCCTATCCAAAGCCAAATACCGCTTAGCAGATACACCCAAAGCAACGTTTTCGATGCCACCTGACGGTAGAAATAATAGAGCATTGTTCCGAGGATGAAAATGGCGGTGGAGTTATTGAAAAGGTGTTTCCAGTTGGCGTGAATGAACGGATAGGTGAGAATTCCGTAGAGCCGAGATACCTTTCTCGGGAAAATGCCATACTGCCCCAGATCGATGTCGAACACATGTTCCGCCATCATCACCAACACCATGGCAATGACCAGAATTGTCGGTACGATCATGCTTGAGAACAGTCCCTTGACCATACTACAAAAGTAAGACCCCTCCAATTAATCGGAGAGGCCTTAAAGGGGTCGGATCGCAGGGGGAATGTACCCTATCCCTTGTTAACTTTTGATGTATCGGACAACCACACGGCTATCGGCAGCTTGAATGCGTAGGAAGTAAACCCCGTTTGCAAACTGGCTGATATCTACCGACTGGTTGAAATTGATGGTCTTGTTGATCTGAACCGCAGGCATCAACGCCTGTCCCAGCATGTTGGTCACTTGGATGGAAACATTCTCCGCACTTGGCAACTGACCACGAACGTTAATGAATCCTGAACCAGGGTTCGGATAGACATCCAAAGCATCGAAAACCCCCAATTCTTCAACTCCGGTCTGGAGCGTGAACTCCAAAGTAGTGGTAGTTGTTGGACAACCGTTCGGGCCGATGTACTGCACATAATAGTTTCCACTTTGGATGGCATCATAGCTGATGTCGGTCGCCCCAGGGATCGGATCACCGTTCAAGAACCACTGATAACCGGTTCCCGGAGGATCCACAGTAAGTGTATTACCATTAGCAATGATAGTGGACTGAATCATTGGAGTTACATCCAATGTGATCGTGTTGGAAACTCCTTGACATCCATACTGGTTGGTCACCGTAACGAAGTAATCTCCAGACTGTGTGGCAGCAGTGGTCGGATTTGTGCCACCGGTAATTGCCCACTCATACGTTCCTTGATTCGGAGCCGTGGAAAGAAGCACACTTTCTCCTTCACAGAAATTCAAAGACCCATTGGCCGAGATCACAGGGCTTGGAAGTGGCTGAACGGTAACGTTGGCTACGGCTGAAGTTCCAGTACAACCATTCGCATCTGTAACTGTTACCGAATATTGTCCACCCGTACTGACCGTGATCGACTCGGTTTGATCTGTGGTGTTCCATTCGTAATCCACAAAACCCGAAGTTGCTATGAGATCCATTGTCTCTCCCGCGCAGAGCTGTAACGCTCCATTATTACTTGAAGTGATCGTGACCAACGGTGCATCGGTAACTTCAATGGTGATCTCCGCAGTATTCTCACACCCAAATGGATTTGCATACACGTAAGAGATCACATGCTGTCCGGTACCCGCAAATGCCGGGTTGAACATGCCATTGCTTACTCCCGTACCGTAGAACGAACCACCGGCAGGACTGGCATTCAATTGAACAGGATCGGCCTGCCCACACAACGTAGGTACAGCGTCAATGCTCACATCTGGCAGCGCATTGGCCAATGCAAATGCAGGTTGGCTGAAATCGCTCCAAGCAGGATTGGTGACCGTACTGTAACCACCAACCGTTCCAGCAACTTCATTCGTCATGTCCTCCCACTGAGGCGTTCCTTGCCAGTGCGCACCATTTTCCCAATCGCCATCATCTGCTGCAACGTAATACTGAGTAACGTCAGCCGCGTCAGTACCGGCAACCTGATCGATCTGGTAGTAAAATTGGTCGTTTACAAAGCAAAGAGCCGGGTCGAACTGGGTGACATCAAACCCATCGGTAGTTGCATCGACATTGGCAAAGCGCGCAGCAAATGTGTTGGCCGAGGTGGCATTCGGAGTAATGGCCAATGGACGGATCCGCAACGTTCCTACTGTACTTCCAAGCGGGAAAACGTAACTGTCAGTACTGTTCGTATTCCAAGAAAGGCGACCAGCCCCCGTACTGCTTACAAACCCTCCCGACTCTGTAACAGCCAAGGAAGATGGGTTGAGAACGTGAAGCGTATTGGAATTGGTTCTGAGTTCTCTGTCATTCAAACTGAGGTCACCGAGAACTTCGGCATCGATCTGCAGGCTTTTAAATCCGGAACCAAGCAAATTGAGGTTGAAGAAAGTTGTGACAGCAGATCCCATGACCTGTTGGTTGGCCCCGTTCAGATTCACCAAACTTTGATCTGCTGTAAAAACTGAATTGTTCTCCCAGTTTCCACTCACATTGAAAATTCCAGTATTGCTACCTGCACCCGTGATCTCATCATCGTTTGCAAGATTTCCATTCACCGTGATCCTTCCTGCATTATCGATCGTTCCCGAACCATTGTCAAGATCACCGGTCTGGATGGTTACGATACAGCCAGAATTGACCGTTACATCAGCTCCGTTGTTGAAGACCACGAACTGCGCGGAAACTTCAGAAAAGAGCGTGAGCATCGTTCCGATCAGTAAATACTTCTTCATCCTTTTTGATTTTGCATTCCGACTTCTCTTAATGGCTCAGGTCACTTAAGTACTTTTACCTTGATCACCTCTTTCCCTTTGCTGTCTTCCAAGGCAATGGCGTATCCGGTCTCATTTACAGAACATTTACCCAGTTTGCCATCCGACACCGCCTTTAAAGCATCTCCCTTGGATATTGAACCGAACTGATCAGAAACCAATGCCTGAAAAATGTATTTGCTACCATCAGGAGATGCTGGCTTATTGAGTGTGATGTAAGGAACATTGGTGGCTATACCTGCAACCGTTTCTTCCACACTTCCAGAGCACAGAGTAAGTTTACCATTGGCATCTTCGCATACCAAAGACCCCAAGCGAGCTCCTTCTACACTCCGTTCAGAATTACGTTTGTCGATTTCGTTATCAATTGATGTCTGTGCACTGGCTCCAAGGTGCATGAATCCAGAAAATACCAGCACAAAAAACAGTACCACAGCCGGTGTATATTTTGTCGATTTCATCTTCTATAAATTTTGTTCGTTGCTCTCAATTATTCGTTTATCTCTATGGCCTGCAGATAACCTTCCGTAATACCATTATATGTTGGAGAGTCGCTTACATAGAACTGTAGTGTATACGTATGGGAACCTGCACTTGGGGTAACATCCATACCCGTGATGGCGAAGTTCCATGTATTCTGACCACCCGAAATATAGTAGCCATCAGCGATCGAACCCGTAATGTGCGTAGCTCCATCTCTTAGAATTCTGTAACCACAATAATCCGCATAGATCACCGCACCACCCGAAGCCGCTACGTAGATGTCATTTCCGTGCGAATTTATAGTCACACTTGCGGCATTGAGCCAAGAACCACTTGAAGTGGGGTAGAATGTGTAATTGTAAAGACCCTGAGCAGCCTGATCGATCGGGCCTGCTGGACCCTGTGGACCTTGCGGTCCTTGAGGCCCCTGTGCTCCCTGTGCACCTGCTGGGCCTTGTGCACCTTGAGGACCTGCTGGTCCCTGTGGGCCCGCTGGTCCTTGCGCTCCTGCCACACCCGCAGGTCCCTGTGGGCCAGCAGGACCTTGTGGTCCAGGCAATCCTTGTGGGCCCTGCGGGCCATCAGCACCTTGAGGCCCGATTGGACCTGCAGCACCAGTAACTCCTTGAGGACCTTGAATTCCCTGTGGGCCCTGCGCTCCTGTTGCACCAGCTGCCCCAGTTGGACCCTGAGCTCCTTGAGGACCTGCAGGACCCTGAATGCCTTGAGGTCCCTGCGCTCCTGTTGCACCATCAGCACCTGCTGGGCCTTGTGGGCCCTGAGGACCGGTTGCGCCATCAGCACCTGCTGGACCTTGAGGTCCCTGCGCTCCTGTTGCACCGTCAGCACCCGCAGGCCCTTGTAATCCCTGAGGACCGGTCGCACCATCAGCACCCGCTGGGCCTTGAGGTCCCTGTGGACCAGTTGCACCGTCAGCACCCGTTGGCCCTTGCGGTCCCTGTGGGCCGGTCGCACCATCAGCACCCGCTGGCCCTTGTGGACCCTGTGGGCCGGTCGCGCCATCAGCACCCGCTGCGCCCTGTGTTCCTTGTGGGCCAGTTGCACCATCAGCCCCTGCCGGACCCTGTGGTCCCTGTACTCCTGGGGCACCATCAGCACCTGCCGGGCCTTGAGGGCCAGCTGGTCCAGCCGGTCCCTGAAGCCCTTGCGGCCCCTGTGGTCCAACCGCCTGAACCCATTGTGTTCCATCAAAATACCAGAACTGGTTATCATCAGTATCAAATACCAACAATCCGGTTGCAGGCTGAAATATCAGCGTACGCTGCTGAGTGGTCAATCTTGGCACCAGAAACCCTTTGTCTGAGGCACTGAGATCCAAAACCGCACTGGCATGTGGTGTTGATGTCCCAACCCCCATGTTGTCCTGCGCCTTAACAGCAACAGCATTGACACACAATAAAATCACGAGAGGAAAAAGTCTTTTCATTCCAAATATTCTTCGTTTAACTATTAGCTCAGAAGGACGAATCAATCATTTCCTTCGATGAAACAAAAGTATAGACAGATATTACATATTTCAAAATTGTTAAGCCCTCATTTAGACCAACGACATCATTTCCCTTGTCATTTTCCTGACATTTGATGCTCAAAACGGAAGGTTTCAAAACAGAATAAGACCTATGTTGTTGACCATCTTGTAATCGAATACCATGAATGCGCTTAGAATAATCCCGCTCCTTGTTCCCATATTACTGATCATCAGTATCGATCTGTACTTTTTTCAGTTGGTGAAGACTGCAATCTCCGAATCGCCAGCGCGATTACGTACCATCATTTCTTGGGGATACTGGATTGTAAGCATAGGGCTCATCGTGGCGGTTTCGTGGGGAACAGTTCAACGCTCCATGCCAAACCATCAGCGGTATTTCCTATTCAGCATGCTTTTGGTGTTCCTTGTCCCGAAGATCATAGGCATTCTCTTTCTTATAGGTGAAGATCTGTTCCGTGTAGGAAATGGATTGATAGGAATGGCACGCTCAACAGATACGCCTTTTCTTGGCGATCGCAGGCGCTTCATTGCCAACGCTGGCCTGATCACAGCAGCAATTCCGTTTGGGACGATGATCTATGGAATGGTGCGTACGGCTTACAATATTCAGATACGTAAGAAGACGGTTTATTTCGATGACCTCCCTCCCGCTTTCGATGGTCTGACCATCGCACAGATTTCCGACATTCATTCGGGAAGTTTCGGTTCTTCCAGCTTCTTCCGCGAAGCGATTGATAAGATCCTGAATCTAAAACCTGATCTGATCTTCTTCACGGGCGACCTCGTGAACAACGAAGCAGTAGAAGCGGAACCTCACATCGAAGAATTCAAACGGCTGCATGCCCCGATGGGTGTTCATTCCATTTTGGGAAACCACGATTATGGCGATTACGGACCGTGGCCTTCAGAGGAGGCGAAAGCAGCCAACTTCGCCCGACTGAAACAGATCCATCGTGAAAATGGCTGGAATCTGCTTACTAATCAGAATCACACCATTGAAAAAGACGGAGAGAAATTGGCCATCGTTGGCGTAGAGAACTGGGGTGCATCGATGCACTTTCCGAGATTGGGCGATCTGGACAAAGCAGTACAAGGTGTTGAAGAGATTCCTTTCAAAATCCTGCTTTCGCACGACCCAAGTCATTGGGATGCGCAGGTGAAAGACCATCCTCAAAAGTTCCAACTCACTCTTTCAGGCCATACGCACGGGGCTCAGTTCGGCATCGAAATTCCTGGAATAAAGTGGAGTCCTGCCAAGTATCTGTACAAGCAATGGGCAGGGCTTTACGAAGATGGTGAGCAGAAAATCTACGTGAATCGTGGCCTTGGATTCATCGGATATTTGGGAAGAATCGGCATTTCTCCAGAAATTACCCTGTTAGAGTTGAAATCGAAGAAGAAGATCGCTTAACTTTAGGGCGAGTCTAATTCCTCTCACTTTTTATTGATGAAACATTTGATTGCCTGTCTTGCACTTGTTGCAGGGCTTAATTTCTCTGTGTCTGCCGATGGTAGCGGATACGACTATTCCATTACAGTAAATCCTGAAAATGTGACCATTGTCCGCGACAAGTGGGGCGTTCCGCACATTTACGGGAAAACCGATGCCGATGTGGCCTACGGACTGGCTTGGGCCAATGCCGAAGACGATTTCTACACCATGCAGGAGTTGGTCATTACTGGTAAAGGACTTGCAGGAAAAATGCTGGGCGTGGAAGGTGCAGAGCGTGATTTCTTCTCGCACGCGCTTGGCTACCGCGAAGTTGTTGAAAGGGAATTCGATCAGCTGTCTGATGATTACGTCAAGTATCTGGAAGGCTACTGCCAAGGCATCAATGCCTATGCAAAATCGCACAAGAAGGAAATCCGTGTAAAGGGAACATTCCCCGTAAACCCGAAAGATGTGGTTGGCTCGTACATGTTCGCGTTGAGCGCGTTGATCGGAACACCAGGCGCGGTGAGCCGAATTATGGATGGAACGTACGATAAGGACACGCCATCGGATCTTCCATACGGATCGAACGCCTTTGCCTTCAACAGCAACAAGACACCAGATGGAAGTTCGATGCTCTGCATCAACCCGCACCAGCCCGTCACGGGGCCATTTTCATGGTACGAGGCGCACTTGTGCAGCGAAGAAGGGCTGAACATTCACGGAGCGATGTTCCCAGGAAGCAACACGGTTTTCCTTGGAAATAATGAGCATTTGGGTTGGGCGCACACGTTCAATCACCTCGATCTTGTAGATGTTTTTCAACTTGAAATGCATCCCAAGAAAAAGCACGTGTACCGTTTTAATGGCGAGTGGTATAAACTGGAAAAGCGACCAGTTTGGCTGAAAGTGAAATTGGCCAAAGGCATCGTTTTTCCTGTGAGAAGAATGACCTACTGGAGCAAGTTAGGTTCCACGTTGGAGTCGCCTGACGGAAATTTCTACGCGATAAAATTGCCTGGGAATGAGAAGGTTCGTGTAGGCGAGCAATGGTACCGCATGGACAAAGCATCTAATTTCTCTGAATTTTATGACGCGCTTCGCATGGAATCCATCTCCATGTTCAATGTGATCTATGCCGATGAGAATGACACCATCATGTACCTGAACAATGCGGTAGTTCCAAGACGACACGAAGGTGTGGATTACTCAAAGGTTGTGAAAAGCAATTCGGACAAGACGCTTTGGACGGATTTCCATGATGTGGAAGACCTGGTGCAGACAAAAAACCCGCAATGCGGCTGGGTTTTCAATACGAACAACAATCCCGCACACGCCACATGTAGAGGTGAATGGCAAGACATCAACGATTGGCCAAGCTATTTCGGATTTGGAAGTGACCTTGGCGAGAACAACCGTGCCGAACGTTTCTTGGAGTTGATGGATGAGCCTGCATCCGATAAGGTCTCTTTTGAGCGGATGAAGGCCATGAAATTCGATTACGAATTTCCGAGCACAAGTGCATTCCAAGAATCTCTACAAAACGTATTTGATATAAGTGGAGACGATTTCCCAGAATTGAAGCCGCTGATGACAGCCATCCAGAATTGGGACAAAAAGGCCAGCAAAGACAGTCGCGGAGCTGCTGCTTGGGTCATCACGTTCCAAAAGGTTTTCAGCATGCTTGGCTTTGGAGATGGCGAGTTCAAACATGAGGTGAACGTTCCAGACACTACATATATTAAGGCGTTGCGGTGGGCAAAGAATCAGATTGACACTTACTACGGAGGTAAGATTCCCAAATTGGGCGAGGTTCAGCGCCACGTTCGTGGAGATGTGAACCTTCCGCTGAGCGGTTTCCCCGATGCGTTGGCTGCCAACTACAATGAAGAATGGAAAGATGGCCGCTACAAGCCTTGGGTTGCCGACTCGTATGTTCATTTTGTAAAATGGAAAGACGGCAAAGTGGAGCGCATGGAAACGCTTCATCCGTTCGGAGCAAGTGGTCGTCCCGATTCGCCACACTACACGGATCAGATGCCACTCTACTCCAACCAACAGACCAAGGTGATGACCTTGAACCGCGAGAAGATCTTTGCAGAGGCGGAAAAGATCTATCATCCGCAACCATGATTTCATAAGAGGTTGATACATAGGTGACAGCCAAAAGGGCTGATTGTCAGTAACTTCACGACAGTCTTAACCCTATAAACTGTTTACACCTCAATGCCCCGAAAACTCCTTTTGCTTGTTGCCACAATTGCTGCAACCTCTGTACTGTTTGCTGCTAAACCGAAGCCAAATCCGAACCAAACAAACAGTACTGGTTCCCAATTTGAAAAGGTCGATGTGACCAAGATTCAGATAGTACGCGACCAATGGGGCGTTCCGCACATTTTTGCCGATCAGGATCACGAAGTGGCCTACGGATTGGCTTGGGCAAATGCCGAAGATGATTTCGAGACCATGCAACAAATGCTCATTGCTGGTCAGGGAAAATCTGGCCAGTTGATGGGAAAAGATGGTGCCAAACGCGACTTTCTTTTGGAGACTTTCGACATCCAACAAATAGTGGATGCGAAGTTCGATTCAGTTTTTTCGGACGAGTACAAACAATACTTGGACGGTTACGCGCAAGGGCTGAATGCCTACGCTGCCGCCTATCCTGATGAAATACTGTTGCACGGCATTTTCCCCGTTTCGGGGAAAGACCTTGTATATGGAAATGTGTTCGCAGCATGCATCGTTTCGGGCGCGCACAAGGAAGTTGCCAGCATCATTAAAGGAGATTATGATGGCGGGCGCACATGGCTTGGCTCCAACGCCATGGCATTCAATGCAAACAAAACGGCTGATGGCAGCACCATTCTGGTCATCAATCCGCATCAACCCATGGAAGGTCCATTCTCGTGGTATGAGGCACATCTGTGCAGCAACGAAGGGTTGAACATCATTGGCGGACTTTTCCCAGGCGGGCCATCCGTTTTTCTTGGAACCAATGAAAATCTCGGTTGGGCGCACACCGTCAATAAACTCGACCTCGTTGATGTGTACAAGCTGCGCATGAGCGATGACAAAAGGCGGATGTACCGATTGGATGGCGAATGGTACGAACTGGACAGGCGGCTAACATTCCTAAAGGTGAAATTGAGCAATATTCTCACCGTCCCTATTCCAAAAATGATGTATTGGAGCAAGTATGGTGCAACGGTAAAATCGAAGGATGGTGGTTTCTATGCGGTGCGATTGGCGGCCAATCAGCGAATCAATACCATTGAGGAGATCTACCGCATGAACAAGGCCAAGAACTTCGATGAGTTCTATGAG
Proteins encoded in this window:
- a CDS encoding T9SS type A sorting domain-containing protein, yielding MKKYLLIGTMLTLFSEVSAQFVVFNNGADVTVNSGCIVTIQTGDLDNGSGTIDNAGRITVNGNLANDDEITGAGSNTGIFNVSGNWENNSVFTADQSLVNLNGANQQVMGSAVTTFFNLNLLGSGFKSLQIDAEVLGDLSLNDRELRTNSNTLHVLNPSSLAVTESGGFVSSTGAGRLSWNTNSTDSYVFPLGSTVGTLRIRPLAITPNATSANTFAARFANVDATTDGFDVTQFDPALCFVNDQFYYQIDQVAGTDAADVTQYYVAADDGDWENGAHWQGTPQWEDMTNEVAGTVGGYSTVTNPAWSDFSQPAFALANALPDVSIDAVPTLCGQADPVQLNASPAGGSFYGTGVSNGMFNPAFAGTGQHVISYVYANPFGCENTAEITIEVTDAPLVTITSSNNGALQLCAGETMDLIATSGFVDYEWNTTDQTESITVSTGGQYSVTVTDANGCTGTSAVANVTVQPLPSPVISANGSLNFCEGESVLLSTAPNQGTYEWAITGGTNPTTAATQSGDYFVTVTNQYGCQGVSNTITLDVTPMIQSTIIANGNTLTVDPPGTGYQWFLNGDPIPGATDISYDAIQSGNYYVQYIGPNGCPTTTTTLEFTLQTGVEELGVFDALDVYPNPGSGFINVRGQLPSAENVSIQVTNMLGQALMPAVQINKTINFNQSVDISQFANGVYFLRIQAADSRVVVRYIKS
- a CDS encoding rhomboid family intramembrane serine protease; the protein is MVKGLFSSMIVPTILVIAMVLVMMAEHVFDIDLGQYGIFPRKVSRLYGILTYPFIHANWKHLFNNSTAIFILGTMLYYFYRQVASKTLLWVYLLSGIWLWIGGRANFHIGASGIVYALFGFLFMSGLLRKHLKLMALSMLVVFMYGSLVWGIFPIDHEISYEGHLFGLLAGVMVAFVYRRQGPQRPKYSWELVDEEEVPEWFPDPERIRREQAEKQLEKEQKARETSEMPISIKYIYKKHEGKEDRN
- a CDS encoding acylase; translation: MKHLIACLALVAGLNFSVSADGSGYDYSITVNPENVTIVRDKWGVPHIYGKTDADVAYGLAWANAEDDFYTMQELVITGKGLAGKMLGVEGAERDFFSHALGYREVVEREFDQLSDDYVKYLEGYCQGINAYAKSHKKEIRVKGTFPVNPKDVVGSYMFALSALIGTPGAVSRIMDGTYDKDTPSDLPYGSNAFAFNSNKTPDGSSMLCINPHQPVTGPFSWYEAHLCSEEGLNIHGAMFPGSNTVFLGNNEHLGWAHTFNHLDLVDVFQLEMHPKKKHVYRFNGEWYKLEKRPVWLKVKLAKGIVFPVRRMTYWSKLGSTLESPDGNFYAIKLPGNEKVRVGEQWYRMDKASNFSEFYDALRMESISMFNVIYADENDTIMYLNNAVVPRRHEGVDYSKVVKSNSDKTLWTDFHDVEDLVQTKNPQCGWVFNTNNNPAHATCRGEWQDINDWPSYFGFGSDLGENNRAERFLELMDEPASDKVSFERMKAMKFDYEFPSTSAFQESLQNVFDISGDDFPELKPLMTAIQNWDKKASKDSRGAAAWVITFQKVFSMLGFGDGEFKHEVNVPDTTYIKALRWAKNQIDTYYGGKIPKLGEVQRHVRGDVNLPLSGFPDALAANYNEEWKDGRYKPWVADSYVHFVKWKDGKVERMETLHPFGASGRPDSPHYTDQMPLYSNQQTKVMTLNREKIFAEAEKIYHPQP
- a CDS encoding acylase, with protein sequence MPRKLLLLVATIAATSVLFAAKPKPNPNQTNSTGSQFEKVDVTKIQIVRDQWGVPHIFADQDHEVAYGLAWANAEDDFETMQQMLIAGQGKSGQLMGKDGAKRDFLLETFDIQQIVDAKFDSVFSDEYKQYLDGYAQGLNAYAAAYPDEILLHGIFPVSGKDLVYGNVFAACIVSGAHKEVASIIKGDYDGGRTWLGSNAMAFNANKTADGSTILVINPHQPMEGPFSWYEAHLCSNEGLNIIGGLFPGGPSVFLGTNENLGWAHTVNKLDLVDVYKLRMSDDKRRMYRLDGEWYELDRRLTFLKVKLSNILTVPIPKMMYWSKYGATVKSKDGGFYAVRLAANQRINTIEEIYRMNKAKNFDEFYEALSMEAHPRYNVIYADREGNIMYLNNGLIPKRNEDYNWSGVLPGDTSATLWTEFHSIQERPQVINPNCGYVFNTNNTPFNATCESENLNPMDYPAYFGFETGDNNRSTRLMQLLEEYDRVTLEDAKRMKFDCQLPDSSTFFCSIDNFMQLDPNCFPDVTESIVKMQNWDRRADKDSEAAGMYLLTYDYIFNKLGLGTEAFIEGMDVEDNLFIEAVTYARDHLLEYFKTLDVTLGELQVHVRGDKEYGVSGFADALAANYNMPYTNGRFKTFVADSYVQFAQWKDGKQSIESLHPYGASNREWSKHYNDQMELYVNQQTKKMTLNREEIFANAEKIYHPK
- a CDS encoding metallophosphoesterase; translated protein: MIPLLVPILLIISIDLYFFQLVKTAISESPARLRTIISWGYWIVSIGLIVAVSWGTVQRSMPNHQRYFLFSMLLVFLVPKIIGILFLIGEDLFRVGNGLIGMARSTDTPFLGDRRRFIANAGLITAAIPFGTMIYGMVRTAYNIQIRKKTVYFDDLPPAFDGLTIAQISDIHSGSFGSSSFFREAIDKILNLKPDLIFFTGDLVNNEAVEAEPHIEEFKRLHAPMGVHSILGNHDYGDYGPWPSEEAKAANFARLKQIHRENGWNLLTNQNHTIEKDGEKLAIVGVENWGASMHFPRLGDLDKAVQGVEEIPFKILLSHDPSHWDAQVKDHPQKFQLTLSGHTHGAQFGIEIPGIKWSPAKYLYKQWAGLYEDGEQKIYVNRGLGFIGYLGRIGISPEITLLELKSKKKIA